One window of Campylobacter sp. RM12651 genomic DNA carries:
- a CDS encoding VirB3 family type IV secretion system protein: protein MNTDLFFKALSRPAMLFGVPMMPLLSVMMFILFSAIYINLFFFFLAIPIFFIMRFMAKKDDMIFRLLFLKLKFFTNPAQKKFYKTKAYVTSSYTHNKTYNNLTKLSISALHSLANISSHIPFQTLINNHIITTKECEYVATFVIDGVDFEVENSVDLEVNKNKLNMLIKSYSSENISFYFHNCRIELNDYLNSLFKNNFLKDFNDRYYSNFNQLKENKLVLSVIYSPLNKLASSKFKKLSVETKIQEIRQHVKNFEELLLGIEGNLKDFGVARLGKYIENNIVYSSQLEFYNFLLSGTFSKVRVNDTVLCDYLQGNMSAILFGHNIAQIDLNNGKKRFLKAIEIKEYPNYSYIGMLDHLMYLNINYVITQSFTPMKKVDAKEAIGLQKKRLVSAEDDAISQIIDIDQALDDLTSGEISFGNYHFSLIVYADSIKEVEENTNIIISKLADEGFLTTIANIALPATYFAQIPANYQIRPRLHKISSKNYASLIALHNFGKGKKDKNCWGQAVSILRTPNGSPYYFNFHETRFNNDDFGELLLANTMILGKSGGGKTALMNFLLNQLAKYSDPSTFPVSIPEDKKKATFFYLDKDKGAIGNIIAQNGTYITIDGGNPTGFNPFMCDNTPENIRNLQILMKLLVTRNDEKISVKEEEDLNFAVISIMNNFNKEERKYGITLMLEHLTEGTNEINSIRSRLAQWSKNKQFGWVFDNENDNFSFKDDCNLFGIDGTDLLSDNDINGPVSFYILWRIFEKCDGRRFALFVDEAWDWIRNPVVAKEIHNKEKTIRKLNGFLVLGTQSVEDFAKSPIASAIIEQSATILLLSNPQAKEDDYCKVLNLSKEEYEFAKNTIPSMYQVLIKKAEERAIVSLDLSSIGKTYLKIISTGKAYVEKLEKINKLEVDYKTKFQKILELYNESIGDCNEKNIV, encoded by the coding sequence ATGAATACAGATTTATTTTTTAAAGCACTAAGCAGACCTGCTATGCTTTTTGGCGTTCCTATGATGCCTTTATTATCTGTTATGATGTTTATATTGTTTTCTGCAATATATATCAATCTATTTTTCTTTTTTTTAGCTATACCTATATTTTTTATAATGCGTTTTATGGCTAAAAAAGATGATATGATTTTTAGGCTTTTATTTTTAAAATTAAAATTTTTTACAAATCCTGCACAAAAAAAATTTTATAAAACCAAAGCATATGTAACTTCAAGTTATACACATAATAAAACTTATAATAATCTAACAAAATTAAGTATTAGTGCATTACATAGTCTTGCAAATATTTCATCGCACATTCCATTTCAAACTCTCATAAATAATCATATTATAACTACTAAAGAATGTGAATATGTAGCAACATTTGTTATTGATGGTGTTGATTTTGAAGTAGAAAATAGTGTGGATTTAGAAGTTAATAAAAATAAATTAAATATGTTAATAAAATCATATTCTTCTGAAAACATATCTTTTTATTTTCATAATTGCAGAATTGAATTAAACGATTATTTAAATAGTCTTTTTAAAAATAATTTTTTAAAAGATTTTAATGATAGGTATTATTCAAATTTTAACCAATTGAAAGAAAACAAGCTAGTATTATCAGTCATATATTCACCATTAAATAAACTTGCCAGTTCAAAATTTAAAAAATTGAGCGTAGAAACAAAAATTCAAGAGATTAGGCAACATGTTAAAAATTTTGAAGAATTGCTTTTGGGGATTGAAGGTAATTTAAAGGATTTTGGAGTTGCAAGACTTGGTAAATACATTGAAAATAATATAGTTTATTCATCTCAACTTGAGTTTTATAACTTTTTGCTTTCAGGAACTTTTTCAAAAGTGCGTGTGAATGATACAGTGTTATGTGATTATTTGCAAGGTAATATGAGCGCAATTTTATTTGGACATAATATTGCACAAATTGATTTAAACAATGGTAAAAAAAGATTTTTAAAAGCAATTGAAATTAAAGAATATCCAAATTATAGCTATATTGGTATGCTAGATCATCTTATGTATTTAAATATAAATTATGTTATTACACAAAGTTTTACTCCTATGAAGAAAGTAGATGCAAAAGAAGCAATTGGTTTGCAAAAAAAGAGATTAGTTAGTGCAGAAGATGATGCTATATCGCAAATAATAGATATTGATCAAGCATTAGATGATTTAACTTCTGGTGAAATTTCTTTCGGAAATTATCATTTTTCATTAATTGTATATGCTGATAGTATAAAAGAAGTAGAAGAAAATACAAATATAATAATATCAAAACTTGCAGATGAAGGCTTTTTGACTACTATTGCTAATATTGCTTTACCTGCAACTTATTTTGCTCAAATACCTGCAAATTATCAAATTAGACCACGACTTCATAAAATTTCAAGTAAAAATTATGCTTCATTGATTGCTTTGCATAATTTTGGTAAAGGTAAAAAGGATAAAAATTGTTGGGGTCAAGCAGTATCTATTTTAAGAACCCCTAATGGATCTCCATATTATTTTAATTTTCATGAAACAAGATTTAATAATGATGATTTTGGTGAATTATTATTAGCAAATACTATGATTTTAGGTAAATCAGGTGGTGGTAAAACAGCACTAATGAATTTTTTATTAAATCAACTTGCAAAATATTCTGATCCTTCAACTTTCCCAGTATCAATTCCAGAAGACAAGAAAAAAGCCACCTTTTTTTACCTAGATAAAGATAAAGGTGCTATTGGTAATATTATTGCCCAAAATGGAACTTACATTACTATTGATGGTGGAAATCCAACAGGCTTTAATCCTTTTATGTGTGATAACACACCAGAAAATATAAGAAATTTACAAATTCTTATGAAATTATTAGTTACTAGAAATGATGAGAAAATATCCGTAAAAGAAGAAGAAGATTTAAATTTTGCAGTTATTTCAATAATGAATAATTTTAATAAAGAAGAAAGAAAATATGGAATCACATTAATGCTAGAGCATTTAACTGAAGGAACAAATGAGATTAACTCAATTAGAAGTAGATTGGCACAATGGAGTAAAAATAAGCAGTTTGGTTGGGTGTTTGATAACGAAAATGACAATTTTTCTTTTAAAGATGATTGCAATTTATTTGGTATAGATGGAACTGATTTATTAAGTGATAATGACATTAATGGTCCTGTATCATTTTATATTCTATGGAGAATATTTGAAAAGTGCGATGGTAGAAGATTTGCATTATTTGTTGATGAAGCTTGGGATTGGATTAGAAATCCAGTAGTTGCAAAAGAAATACACAATAAAGAAAAAACAATAAGAAAGTTAAATGGATTTTTGGTGCTTGGAACTCAAAGTGTTGAAGATTTTGCCAAATCACCTATTGCAAGTGCAATAATAGAGCAAAGTGCAACTATATTATTACTGTCAAATCCACAAGCAAAAGAAGATGATTATTGTAAAGTTTTAAATCTTTCTAAAGAAGAGTATGAATTTGCAAAAAATACAATTCCTTCAATGTATCAAGTATTAATCAAAAAAGCAGAAGAAAGAGCTATTGTAAGTCTTGATCTTAGTTCTATCGGTAAAACATATTTAAAAATTATTTCTACAGGCAAAGCTTATGTTGAAAAACTTGAAAAAATAAATAAATTAGAAGTAGATTATAAAACAAAATTTCAAAAGATTTTAGAACTTTATAATGAAAGTATTGGAGATTGTAATGAAAAAAACATTGTTTAA
- a CDS encoding AAA family ATPase — MKTNENQIAKAIQNKYKEIAEFQKEVDNLKTLLSKIKLDKEKEYIQHTIDFLLQKIQALENSEINSENFESIINMNMFNYETLDSDKSKIEYIINNLIVKNEITMIASKPSGGKSLTALGICTSFLKQSIEHKVVYFDLDNSIATLTNRKIYKIRNEFGSRFNMFSSSNYSAEEANIFLNKFKNVDLTNTLFILDSIKNFILGDRDKNKDVSEFMRLVKALRDAGATVIFLHHTNKPQKDLGENYAGSSAFLEDTTNAFILENNPDKQTFIFKTIKARNGDLKNKAFQFDLDKHRLIEVDILWASENKNDTKIVDEIIEFLSNNKEANYTQIKNYLIGEGIVKDKSKIANILNNYCGVLWAKEKIKENNKSIYKLIKNDNANTIDGIVK, encoded by the coding sequence ATGAAGACAAATGAAAATCAAATAGCAAAAGCTATACAAAACAAATATAAAGAAATAGCAGAATTTCAAAAAGAAGTAGATAACTTAAAAACTTTATTATCAAAAATAAAGCTTGATAAAGAAAAAGAATATATTCAACATACAATAGATTTTTTATTGCAAAAAATACAAGCTTTAGAAAACTCTGAAATAAACAGTGAAAATTTTGAAAGCATAATTAATATGAATATGTTTAACTATGAAACATTAGATAGTGATAAGTCAAAAATTGAATACATTATAAATAATTTAATTGTTAAAAACGAAATCACAATGATAGCTTCAAAGCCTAGTGGTGGTAAATCTTTAACTGCTTTAGGAATTTGCACTAGTTTTTTAAAACAATCAATAGAACATAAAGTTGTATATTTTGATTTAGATAATTCAATAGCTACATTGACAAATAGGAAAATCTATAAAATAAGAAACGAATTTGGAAGTAGATTTAATATGTTTTCATCTAGCAATTATTCAGCAGAAGAAGCAAATATATTCCTTAACAAATTTAAAAATGTAGATTTAACAAATACATTGTTTATCTTAGATAGCATAAAAAACTTTATTCTAGGCGATAGAGATAAAAACAAAGATGTAAGTGAATTTATGAGATTAGTAAAAGCTTTAAGAGATGCTGGAGCTACTGTTATATTTTTACACCATACAAATAAACCACAAAAAGATTTAGGAGAAAATTACGCGGGTTCATCTGCATTTTTAGAAGATACAACAAATGCTTTTATCCTTGAAAATAACCCAGATAAACAAACTTTTATATTTAAAACTATAAAAGCAAGAAATGGTGATTTAAAAAACAAGGCTTTTCAATTTGATTTAGATAAGCATAGATTGATAGAAGTTGACATATTATGGGCAAGTGAGAATAAAAACGATACCAAAATAGTAGATGAAATAATAGAATTTTTATCAAACAATAAAGAAGCTAATTATACACAAATTAAAAATTATTTAATAGGTGAAGGCATAGTTAAAGATAAAAGTAAAATTGCAAATATTTTAAATAATTATTGTGGTGTTTTATGGGCTAAAGAAAAAATCAAGGAAAACAATAAAAGCATTTATAAACTTATTAAAAACGATAATGCCAATACAATAGATGGTATTGTGAAGTGA
- a CDS encoding type II toxin-antitoxin system PemK/MazF family toxin — MMNYDDWNEVKKKTNDNNKHKNIKLGEVYWVKIGLNIGYEVYGKGKDYARPVLVINKLFDSAGNRLFLGVPLSSKVYGKANKYRYVFDSNGSLQTALLSQIKVFDNKRVMYQAKIKLLKNDFLNIKQIIINEVIN, encoded by the coding sequence ATGATGAATTATGATGACTGGAATGAAGTTAAAAAGAAAACAAATGATAATAATAAACATAAAAATATAAAACTTGGGGAAGTTTATTGGGTTAAAATAGGATTAAATATAGGTTATGAAGTTTATGGCAAAGGTAAAGATTATGCTAGACCTGTGCTAGTGATTAATAAGCTTTTTGATAGTGCTGGTAATAGGCTGTTTTTAGGTGTTCCTTTAAGTTCTAAAGTATATGGAAAAGCTAATAAATATCGTTATGTTTTTGATAGTAATGGAAGCTTACAAACTGCTTTATTATCTCAAATTAAAGTGTTTGACAATAAAAGAGTTATGTATCAAGCTAAAATTAAATTACTAAAAAATGATTTTTTAAATATAAAACAAATAATTATAAATGAAGTAATAAATTAA
- a CDS encoding TrbC/VirB2 family protein, with translation MKNNKILLLLLTPNLVLAAGGLSKVNNLFDTVLGWILAVAFTISTIALVYSGIKVMWGGHPFQEYSRVIVGSIVIASSSAIIGAIYAF, from the coding sequence ATGAAAAATAATAAGATTTTATTATTATTACTAACACCAAATCTTGTTTTAGCTGCTGGTGGTTTGTCAAAAGTAAATAACTTATTTGACACAGTTTTAGGTTGGATTTTAGCAGTTGCTTTCACAATATCAACAATTGCATTAGTGTATTCTGGAATTAAAGTTATGTGGGGCGGACATCCGTTTCAAGAATATTCAAGAGTAATTGTTGGTTCTATTGTTATAGCTTCTTCAAGTGCAATTATTGGTGCTATTTACGCTTTTTAA
- a CDS encoding type IV secretion system protein produces the protein MIVYKPDTGAFIYVGELVSNIFEIDSSSSPFYTASSIIQGFVITLQYTAITYLTIWLIYEFLQFSMSIKQQSFATLLWDFMMKIIVIFLFMNYGNFIGLFKSAINDVMNYAGNFAFSGSNWTAWEKVQAYMDSIVKLVAKMIDDASWWSGEKIVAGLSGLFGLAGGLIGSLSLASALSIVQITNSILIMIAPLMFAFLLLKSTKQVFSQYISLLISNFLALLFINIFASVIIQFVMSLTNDEIYGKNPNIILVVISCIVSGVILRTGTTLALQLAQQLSSVSLDSAVKSAQTSTSVGSLVTAGATAKLGYMSRLLPSGIVNQGKKEFGAVKNGYQRAKNAYSKTKHGINSIRNNTAKWRNSK, from the coding sequence ATGATTGTTTATAAGCCAGATACAGGTGCTTTTATTTATGTTGGAGAGCTTGTATCAAATATTTTTGAGATTGATTCAAGTTCTAGTCCTTTTTATACTGCTTCTTCTATTATTCAAGGTTTTGTAATTACACTGCAATATACTGCTATTACTTATTTAACTATATGGCTAATATATGAGTTTTTACAATTTTCAATGTCTATAAAACAACAAAGTTTCGCAACTTTATTGTGGGATTTTATGATGAAGATTATAGTGATATTTTTGTTTATGAATTACGGTAATTTCATCGGTTTATTTAAATCAGCAATAAATGATGTAATGAACTATGCCGGTAATTTTGCCTTTAGTGGTAGTAATTGGACTGCTTGGGAAAAAGTTCAAGCTTATATGGATTCTATAGTAAAACTTGTTGCAAAGATGATAGATGATGCATCGTGGTGGTCTGGTGAAAAAATTGTAGCTGGGCTATCTGGGCTTTTTGGTTTAGCTGGTGGTCTTATTGGTTCTTTATCTTTAGCTTCTGCATTAAGTATAGTTCAAATCACTAATTCTATTTTAATAATGATAGCCCCATTAATGTTTGCATTTTTATTGCTTAAATCAACCAAACAAGTATTTTCACAATATATATCATTGTTAATAAGTAATTTTTTAGCACTTTTATTTATAAATATTTTTGCAAGCGTTATTATTCAGTTTGTTATGTCTTTAACAAATGATGAAATTTATGGAAAAAATCCTAATATTATTTTAGTGGTTATTTCTTGTATAGTTTCAGGTGTAATTTTACGCACCGGAACAACATTAGCTCTTCAATTAGCACAACAATTATCATCTGTTAGCCTAGATAGTGCTGTAAAGTCAGCCCAAACTTCAACTAGTGTAGGCTCTTTAGTAACTGCTGGTGCAACTGCTAAATTAGGTTATATGAGTAGATTATTACCTAGTGGAATAGTAAATCAAGGTAAAAAAGAATTTGGAGCAGTTAAAAACGGATACCAAAGGGCTAAAAATGCTTATAGCAAAACCAAACATGGAATTAATTCAATTAGAAACAATACTGCGAAATGGAGAAATAGCAAATGA
- a CDS encoding type IV secretion system protein encodes MKKTNDENIALSYEASLRYLLDVSNKRAWTISFISIIIAIISVVAVCLLTPLKTVEPYVIKVDNKTGETSVITILNEENFTSSEALDKFFIGDYVKTRESYYYNILEKDYLKTQLYSSDEVKKEYIRLFEGSDSILEKLKNSYEINVKIKSIVLGESAGIKLATVRFKTITKDLRSGVEQESNKIATITYDYLTNTRLDEATRLENPLSFQVLNYRLDYEIGQ; translated from the coding sequence ATGAAAAAAACAAATGATGAAAATATTGCTTTAAGCTATGAAGCAAGTCTTAGATATTTGCTAGATGTATCAAATAAAAGAGCTTGGACTATATCATTTATATCAATAATTATTGCAATCATTAGTGTAGTTGCAGTGTGTTTATTAACACCATTAAAAACAGTTGAGCCTTATGTAATAAAAGTTGATAATAAAACGGGTGAAACAAGTGTTATTACAATATTAAATGAAGAAAATTTTACTAGTAGTGAAGCTTTAGATAAGTTTTTTATTGGTGATTATGTTAAAACACGAGAAAGCTATTATTACAATATACTTGAAAAAGATTATTTAAAAACTCAATTATATTCATCTGATGAAGTTAAGAAAGAATATATAAGGTTATTTGAAGGTTCTGATTCTATATTAGAAAAATTAAAAAATTCTTATGAAATAAATGTAAAAATAAAATCAATCGTTTTAGGTGAAAGTGCTGGTATTAAATTAGCTACAGTTAGGTTTAAAACAATAACAAAAGATTTAAGAAGTGGTGTAGAACAAGAGAGTAATAAAATCGCCACTATTACATACGATTATTTAACAAATACAAGATTAGATGAAGCTACAAGACTTGAAAACCCACTTAGCTTTCAAGTGTTAAATTATAGATTAGATTACGAAATAGGACAATGA
- a CDS encoding TrbG/VirB9 family P-type conjugative transfer protein, whose protein sequence is MKKVILLITVFTIYGFCVNIPKPTKEDKRIQVAEFNANEVYEIKAKNGYISMLKFAHDERIINIVCGFLEGWSIKSDTNFIFIKPQAYIAKAQEQTMVDSNGNLVSFSDNQDVVIQPNAKDWKTNLIITTNKRIYTFDLLLTAKLDSSYRVDFKYTDDIAKVNQLIANKTKLENEEKEIEQELNNINVPKNYHFVQHVNKNSEDISVDYAYDDGVFTYLAFNTNKTIPSVFEYDKQNKESILNTHITKDNDYTVLVIHKIPKQILLRSGDKLVGIKNLGAGKNLYPLKNTKSDKVERVINEQ, encoded by the coding sequence ATGAAAAAAGTTATATTATTAATTACAGTTTTTACGATTTATGGTTTTTGTGTAAATATTCCTAAACCTACAAAAGAAGATAAAAGAATTCAAGTTGCAGAGTTTAATGCTAATGAAGTATATGAAATAAAAGCTAAAAATGGCTATATTTCAATGCTTAAATTTGCTCATGATGAAAGAATTATAAATATAGTTTGCGGTTTTTTGGAAGGCTGGTCTATTAAATCAGATACTAATTTTATATTTATAAAACCACAAGCATATATTGCAAAAGCACAAGAGCAAACTATGGTAGATAGCAATGGTAATTTAGTATCGTTTTCTGACAATCAAGATGTAGTAATTCAACCAAACGCAAAAGATTGGAAAACAAATCTAATAATTACTACAAATAAAAGAATTTATACATTTGATTTACTTCTAACTGCAAAATTAGATTCTTCTTATAGAGTTGATTTTAAATACACTGATGATATTGCAAAAGTAAATCAATTAATTGCTAATAAAACTAAACTTGAAAACGAAGAAAAAGAAATTGAGCAAGAATTAAACAATATCAATGTTCCTAAAAATTATCATTTTGTTCAACATGTTAATAAAAATAGCGAAGATATAAGCGTTGATTATGCGTATGATGATGGTGTTTTTACATATTTAGCTTTTAATACAAATAAAACAATACCATCTGTATTTGAATATGATAAACAAAATAAAGAGAGCATATTAAATACTCATATTACTAAAGATAATGATTATACAGTTTTAGTGATTCATAAAATTCCAAAACAAATTTTGCTTCGTTCAGGTGATAAATTAGTTGGTATTAAAAATTTAGGTGCTGGTAAAAATTTATATCCATTAAAAAATACTAAATCTGATAAAGTTGAAAGGGTAATAAATGAGCAATAA
- the virB10 gene encoding type IV secretion system protein VirB10, with protein sequence MSNNEQNRSKINEINQEQEKINNNLELDVDTNSKIKLQATAVICLCVVIAILVFYQFVKTDKTKEEPIKQNTETIISAKNRSFEIKNNTQIQDELEVKKDLEALFGLKEQNTTLEPAIILNTNENNKLVNKPRVLKSSANFSVNNSSQNTNKSQLELLDENIAQAQNLNNYYNDKIAEETNRLNLLMSNPESFNNNSNNLDFNNSSQNYSNNSSYQINMARINNINPHFLLSKGSFIHCSLNTRIVSMLAGNVSCTISNDVYSADGTVLLIDRGSTMFGSFKSGEISDGVNRLFVVWEEIRTPNNLIIPINSPATDGLGASGMSGYVDHQYLKRFGSAIFLSIIDDAVNVAINGKRGKDNVDYTENTRENARELANTALQEFIKIKPVLYKNQGEIVSVYVNKDVDFSKVYKLKMKTKIGQGYER encoded by the coding sequence ATGAGCAATAACGAACAAAATAGAAGTAAAATTAATGAAATAAATCAAGAACAAGAAAAAATAAATAATAATTTAGAATTAGATGTAGATACTAATTCTAAAATAAAACTACAAGCTACTGCAGTTATTTGTTTATGCGTTGTAATTGCTATATTGGTTTTTTATCAATTTGTAAAAACAGACAAGACAAAAGAAGAACCAATTAAGCAAAATACAGAAACTATTATAAGTGCAAAAAATCGTAGTTTTGAAATAAAGAATAATACACAAATTCAAGATGAGTTGGAAGTAAAAAAAGATTTAGAAGCTTTATTTGGATTAAAAGAACAAAATACTACTTTAGAACCAGCTATTATACTGAATACAAATGAAAACAATAAGCTAGTTAATAAACCTAGGGTTTTAAAATCTAGTGCAAATTTTAGTGTTAATAACTCATCTCAAAACACAAATAAAAGTCAATTAGAATTACTTGATGAAAATATAGCACAAGCACAAAATTTAAATAATTATTACAATGATAAAATAGCAGAAGAAACAAACAGGCTTAACTTATTAATGAGTAACCCAGAATCTTTTAACAATAATTCTAATAATTTAGATTTTAATAACTCATCACAAAACTATTCAAATAATAGCTCGTATCAAATAAATATGGCGAGAATAAATAATATTAATCCACATTTTTTATTATCAAAAGGTAGTTTTATTCATTGTTCTTTAAACACAAGAATTGTTTCTATGTTAGCAGGTAATGTTAGTTGCACTATTAGTAATGATGTATATAGTGCAGATGGCACTGTTTTGTTGATTGATCGTGGTTCAACCATGTTTGGTTCTTTTAAAAGTGGTGAAATTAGTGATGGTGTAAATAGATTGTTTGTTGTTTGGGAAGAAATAAGAACTCCTAATAATTTAATTATTCCTATAAACTCACCTGCAACAGATGGACTTGGTGCAAGTGGTATGAGTGGCTATGTAGATCATCAATATTTAAAACGATTTGGCTCTGCTATATTTTTAAGCATAATTGATGATGCAGTTAATGTAGCTATTAATGGTAAAAGGGGTAAAGATAATGTTGATTATACTGAAAATACAAGAGAAAATGCACGAGAATTAGCAAATACTGCACTGCAAGAATTTATAAAAATAAAGCCTGTTTTATATAAAAATCAAGGCGAAATAGTAAGCGTATATGTAAATAAAGATGTTGATTTTTCTAAAGTTTATAAGCTAAAAATGAAGACTAAAATAGGGCAAGGCTATGAGCGATAA
- a CDS encoding type IV secretion system protein, whose protein sequence is MKKTLFKSLVVLLCFTNNAVASGIPTIDVAAIAQNIKSYIDDLKEYAVEANRWATTLMQYRQVVEHYAQELKNTTGISDIVSAINSAEGLYEETIKFKSNSLQLHSMVKEDLTSEGLKQRGKELSTKFLLSDYCSSYESKNKQAICYREVATTFQNEEELKEIDKNFNATLKEIESLAKKAVKATTMKESADAQTALQIAQSKLQTQEQQLKILNEKHARAMQINEQLKEDERVNYNNNQYRNLKLARKFKLDDVRFE, encoded by the coding sequence ATGAAAAAAACATTGTTTAAATCATTAGTTGTTTTGTTATGCTTTACAAATAATGCTGTTGCCAGTGGAATACCAACAATTGATGTTGCTGCAATTGCACAAAATATTAAATCATATATAGATGATTTGAAGGAATATGCAGTGGAAGCTAATCGTTGGGCAACTACATTGATGCAGTATAGACAAGTAGTTGAACACTATGCACAAGAATTAAAAAATACTACTGGTATTAGTGATATTGTATCAGCAATAAATAGTGCTGAAGGTTTATATGAAGAAACTATAAAATTCAAAAGCAACTCATTGCAATTGCACTCTATGGTTAAAGAAGATTTAACAAGCGAAGGTTTAAAACAGCGTGGTAAAGAGTTATCTACAAAATTTTTATTAAGCGATTATTGCAGTAGCTATGAATCTAAAAACAAACAAGCAATTTGCTATAGAGAAGTTGCCACAACTTTTCAAAATGAAGAAGAGCTGAAAGAAATAGATAAGAATTTTAATGCTACATTAAAAGAAATTGAATCTTTAGCTAAAAAAGCAGTAAAAGCTACAACAATGAAAGAATCAGCTGATGCTCAAACTGCACTGCAAATAGCTCAATCAAAATTACAAACACAAGAACAACAATTAAAAATATTAAACGAAAAACATGCTAGAGCAATGCAAATTAATGAGCAGTTAAAAGAAGATGAGCGAGTAAATTACAATAACAATCAGTATAGAAATTTAAAACTAGCAAGAAAATTTAAACTTGATGATGTAAGGTTTGAATAA
- a CDS encoding site-specific integrase yields the protein MGRISSTNLTNKDIKKLQNNNKAYIKCVGNPKELYLRIYPSGMKTFCIRYKNKMIKLHEFRENIYSIKEARADAIKILRKLLIDENYNLSINRVNYNFSILYKQYIKIVQNKCRNERYVKQIMQRINKYLLPKLGDKNIADIKHSELLDILTSIYNPANKNKSRIDIIHRLISYLKSIFDLAIADNYIQNNPANNLKEHFITLKEFNKINSRDGRRPALINNEDIKNFIKCLKENNKIDLNIKYAIFLQILTANRPFNTVSAKWSYIDFKNKLWTIPASEMKNKNEHTIALNTYMIKILSELKSISKNNIYVFPSKYKNKHISTNTISKAIRETLNYKYYGKVVPYGFRSTFKTICSLNITALNSMGISEKVIEEVMDHSTKGIAMHYERSRSSIKEKMILMQWYGDYINNIEKLL from the coding sequence ATGGGAAGAATTAGTAGCACTAATTTAACAAATAAAGATATTAAAAAATTACAAAATAACAATAAAGCATATATTAAATGTGTTGGTAATCCAAAAGAACTATATCTAAGAATTTATCCTAGTGGTATGAAAACATTTTGTATTAGGTATAAAAACAAAATGATAAAACTTCATGAATTTAGAGAAAATATATACTCTATAAAAGAAGCAAGAGCTGATGCAATTAAAATATTAAGAAAACTACTTATTGATGAAAACTACAATTTAAGCATCAATAGGGTAAATTACAATTTTAGTATTTTATATAAACAATATATAAAAATAGTTCAAAACAAATGTAGAAATGAAAGATATGTAAAACAAATAATGCAAAGAATTAATAAATACCTTTTACCCAAGTTAGGAGATAAAAACATTGCAGATATTAAACATAGTGAATTATTAGATATACTAACTAGTATATATAATCCAGCAAATAAAAATAAAAGTAGAATTGATATAATACACAGGCTAATATCATATTTAAAATCAATTTTTGATTTAGCGATAGCAGATAATTACATACAAAATAATCCAGCAAATAATTTAAAAGAACACTTTATTACTTTAAAAGAATTTAATAAAATTAACTCTCGTGATGGCAGAAGACCTGCTCTAATAAATAATGAAGATATAAAAAATTTTATAAAATGCCTAAAAGAAAATAATAAAATTGATTTAAATATTAAATATGCAATATTTTTACAAATTCTCACTGCAAATAGACCATTTAACACAGTATCTGCGAAATGGAGTTATATTGATTTTAAAAATAAATTATGGACTATTCCAGCAAGTGAAATGAAGAATAAAAATGAACATACAATAGCATTGAATACATATATGATTAAAATTTTATCTGAATTAAAATCAATTTCAAAAAATAATATTTATGTATTTCCTTCAAAATACAAAAATAAGCACATATCAACAAATACTATAAGTAAAGCTATTAGAGAAACTTTAAATTATAAATATTATGGAAAAGTAGTCCCTTATGGATTTAGAAGCACTTTTAAAACAATATGTAGTTTAAATATTACCGCTTTAAATAGTATGGGTATTAGTGAAAAAGTAATTGAAGAAGTTATGGATCATTCTACAAAAGGCATAGCGATGCATTATGAAAGAAGTAGATCATCTATAAAAGAAAAAATGATTTTAATGCAATGGTATGGCGACTATATTAACAATATAGAAAAATTATTATAA